Part of the Hemiscyllium ocellatum isolate sHemOce1 chromosome 9, sHemOce1.pat.X.cur, whole genome shotgun sequence genome, gtggtttacgaaggaagtggaattgcTGGTCAAGGGgaaaaagaaggcttatgttaggatgagacgtgaaggctcagttagggcgcttgaggattacaaggtagccaggaaagacctaaagagagagctcagaagagccaggaggagacgtgagaagttgttggcagataggatcagggtaaaccctaaggctttttataggtatttaagaaataaaagaatgatgagagtaagattaggaccaatcaaggatagtagtgggaagttgtgtgtggagtcagaggagataggggaagcactaaatgaatattttcgacagtattcactctagaaaacaacaatgttgtcaaggagaatactgagatacaggctactggactaggtgggattgagttaacaaggaagagatattagaaatactgcggagtgtgaaaatagataaatcccctgggctggatgggatttatcctaggatctgctgggaagccagggaggaaattgtcgAACCTtagacattgatctttaaatcgtcattgtctacaggaatagtgccagaagacttgaggatagcaaatgtgattcctctgttcaagatgggaagtagagacaaccctggtaattatagaccagtgagccttacttcagttgttggtcaagtgttggaaaaggttataagagataggatttataatcatcaagaataatttgattagggatagtcagcacgattttgtgaagggtagttgtgcctcacaaaccttattgagttctttgagaaggtgaccaaacaggtagatgagagtaaactggttgatgtggtgtatatggatttcagcaaggcgttcaataaggttccccacagtaggctattgtagaaaatgcggaggaatgggattgtgggagatatagcagtttggatcagtaattgacttgctgaaagaagactgagggtggtggttgatgggaaatgttcatcctggagtccagttactagtggtgtactgcaagggtcggtgttgggtccactgctgttcgtaatttttataaatgacctggatgagggcatagaagggtgggttagtaaacttgcagacgacactaaggtcggtggagttgtggatagtgacgaaggatgttgtagattacaaagagacatagataagctgcagagctgggctgagaggcggacaagtgtgaggtgattcactttggtcagagtaaccggaatgcaaagtactgggctaatggtaagattcttggtagtgtagatgagcagagagatctcggtgtccaggtacacagatctttgaacgttgccacccaggttgacagggttgttaagaaggcatatagtgtttgAGCTTTTATTattagagggatcgagttctagaaccatgaggttatgttacagctgtacaaatctctggtgcagccgcacttcgagtattgtgtacagttctggtcaccacattataagaaggatgtggggaCTGTAATGGTCATTATTTAGGTTCActactatgtggaaacaggcccttcagtccaacaagtccacaccgaccctccaaagagtaaccacccagacccattcccccctgactaatgcacctaagactaagcaatttagcatggccaattcacctgatctgcacatctttggactgtgacaggaaaccagagtaccggtggaaatccacgcagacacggggagaatgtgcaaactccacacagacagttgcccaaggcggatatctaacccgggtccctggcgctgtgaggcaacagtgctaaccactgaaccaccgtgctgcccttaaaactctattcttccttatctcaaacctcaatttctctactcACTGCTGCTTTGAACCATTGACTAGTGCAGTATTACAAATTGGTCAGAGCTCATGTTGGTCATTCTAGAGATCCATTCTGTTAACCCGCTGACCTTCCGTgaaattttgtaatttttttccttCAAGTAAATATCCAACTCCCTTTTGAAGGCTATTTCTGAATCAATATCCATCAGCCAAGCTGGCAATACATTTTAAATCCcgaatgctataaatcagaaacaataacagaTATTGTTGCAAAAGCTCagaggtctggaagcatctgtgaaaagaaatcagagttagcattttgggtccggtgacccctCCTCataacattccaaatcctaaccatcTGTCGCACAAGAGAATTTTTGTCTTATGTTTGCTCTGGTTCTTTTGTCAATCTTTTGAAAACTGTTCCTTCAATTTAAAATTGAGGACTTCTGAGACCCCACATTTATGCACAATTTATTGCCCatggaaagaaagcaaaataGTGCTTTAATATGATAGAAGCTACTCAGATGTAGCATATCATCAGACAGGAACCTTCAAGTTATAATCTTCCAGCTTACAAATGTTTTCAGCAATGGAACCCTGTcctttctttgtccccctcacccATGCCACTCACCCAATTCCAGAGCTAAGCACAACCAGAGCTTTACCTTTTTCATGGCTGTAGACACAGCTGATTGCTGAAACTCGGTCTTTGTTACCCAGCGGAAGGAAGGACACTTTGTCCTCCCCTGCTTCACAGTATCGATTGATGCACTATTCAGTGAGTTACTGTACACGACGTAGGTCTGGTGAATGTGAGAAAAGATATGTACTACCTACAAAAAGTaggaaaaaaataaaatgacTAATCCATCTTGATATTACACAGTCCATGCATTAGTTGGCTGATGTCAATAAAAGCTGCAAAATTATACCAATCACATTTAGATATCTAGGTGCTGGACAACAATGCTGCAAAGACATTTTCTTTACTTTAATGCAATTAATCCTATTCTGTTCTCCAGAAATTGATTGTGACCTCTATTTTTAGTTAGAAATACTTGTAAACTCACCTCCCCCAAATATTGAAAATTTTTCTCTGTAACTGAACTCCCCAATAATTCTGTAAGCCGATCTAAAATCTTGCATTTCTGTTCCTTTTCTGTCATCTCAGACTCCAACAGAATGCTGGGGAACTCCCACATTCCAGCTAACAGTCCTGGCAATCAGAAAGACACAACGAAATGAACGAATGGTTTCAAAGAAAAGAAAACGGAAGATGATCGATTATCAATTACATTTTCATTGATAATACATCTACTATTCACACATGACATTCTACTTCCTCTGATGGAAACTACAAATATTTGCCTTGCTTCAGGAATCTGTATGCTTCATAGTTGTGCCCCCTTAGATGTATATGCTGTAACTAAATACTGAGTTTAGCTTAGCACATTGTGAAGCCTATTCACTTGCTATTGGAGTTCTCATTAATTTCGCACAATATGTTCTCAGATACCAAATAGGAAGATATTGATTCCAGGATTATATACACTTCAAGCCACTGTTTTCTTTAACTACTATTGCTTTGATTCTAAAGCCTTACTGAAGCAAATATAATAAAATTACAAATCTCTTTTCCCACACCATCGCCACTCAAATTGTTTTCAGTTAACAGTAGTTACCGATGTTAGGTCTCTGAACTAGGAAGTATTCTTCTGCATCCTCAGCATTCCTCTTCCGTGTAACGACACAGGTCAGTGTTCGCTCTGCTCGTGGTAGTTTCTTTGCAGctttccttgggaagttcattacCCCAAGACTACCAACCCAGGATTCTTTGTCAGGCAAGCATAAGGAGCAATTCTCTGCAACATCAAATTGAAATATTATTTTACTGGTTGATCACATTTGGCCTATCATGACATATGGTTACATACTAGCATGTTCTGCCTTTGAAACATATTGAACCAGAGGATCAAGGTGATCTATAATGTCACCATTTAGATCAAACAATTCTGGAGATTTGATCAGTCTGGACtggattcctgcaatccctgctCCCAGAGATCTGAAGATGGCATAGAAATGGTGCAGTTCCCAGAAAATGACAATTTCAAGGGCTCATCAGGGAGATTTTCTTTTCTGCAATTCTCCAAAATTGGACTTCTGCATCTTGGGTTTCGGGAAAAATATAAATTGGGATTTGATATCTTTAGGAAAGTAGGAAAAATGACAGAGAAATTAAAGGGAGAGTTTCTACTATTTGACTCATAAGAGAATTCAAAAaggaattaattttttaaaaatcacatcatAAATTGTTCATTTGTACCATGTGTTCCCAGTGTTAATAGTTCCTAAACACATACGGAGATCTATGCATAGGTTATTGATAATTATTGATAATTCTTACCACACTCTTCAATATCTGGAGTGGGGGAAATTTTTGACAAGGTATTGCCCAGCAGTCTTTTTGAGACTGATTCCTGCTTCTTCAAAACCTGGAATGAGCATCAACAGAAGAAAAGTTAATATTTACTTAGAAACTTTTGCAATAACAGAACCTCTCAAAGTGTTTTCCAGACAATGCAGTGTTGTCATTATTGTGAAGTGGGCAACATAACTTATGCAGAGATTATGACATACACATTGGCAAACATAATAGACATTCTCTTTCACCCCTTTCTCACTGCACAGTTGTTTGAAAAAAACAAGATTAGTCTGATGGGTTTACAAGCAGCTTAAACTCTCCAGGCTTAGTTTTCAGGTGGACAGTTAAATTGGGGAAACCCAAAAAGTTGAAGAATGTCAGATCAGTAAACAAAAGCTTTTTCCTCTGTTTACACAGCAGCAGCtccaaaagaaacaaaatgatcTTTACCCGGGATAAGATGCAGACTAAAGTTCCTTTGATTCCATTTCAATATTCCTTACCCTCACCATGAATAGCTCACATCATACAATACCCCAATGACAGTATGAGAAATGGAACAACTATTAATAGCTAATTTAACACTTGGATACTTAAATATCTTTCATTGTTTAACATCCAAGTTTAAAGGTGTAGAGCAGAACTACGTTTCAGTTAACCGGTGAGTTCTAATGATTAAAGTTAGAAAAAGCTGTGAGGCTTGATAGCTTTAAGATGGGGATAGCATTTAGGAGCTGGGGTTGTGAAAATTTGACTTACACCAGGGAAGAAATATTTTAGGATATGGGAAcactggaaggtgctgtcaaatgtAAGAAGGAATAACAAATTCTGACGACAATTGAAAGTGATAATCAAGGTATATTAGAATCTGCTGAGACAAAGTAGTACTCAAATGGAATGCTAAGATGAGGTACTGGTGAAAGCTTAAGGCAGAGCACTGGAATAATCTCAAAGTGGAACACGGTGGAGAGAGATCTTCATATGTGAAAATACTAAGATGTCATGAGCTGTCACTGACAAAATCATGgtgctaagattttcttttggGATTTCCTAGTTGAACTTAGTTCAGAGGTATGCTTGCTGGGATTGAAATCTGAACATGCACCAAACTTTAGAAAATCCTGGATCACTCAGTCAAGAGCAGAAGCGCTCATCAACGATAAAATCAGCCAACATATGAAATAACTCCTAGTGGCACAGATCTTTGCCTTGGTCACAGAAATTGGCAATTAGTGTACACTCTATCTCGCACAGTCAGTTCCATTACCTTTTTCAGTGATAACTCAAAACCAACCTGATGGTAAGCTCTACAGTGGGCCTTAACAGGACATTCCGAACAAAGGGGAGCCTTGGGAGTACAGACAGTAGCACCCAGCTCCATTATAGCTTGGTTAAAGTCACCTGGTCTTAATGGGTCCACCAAGGCATTCGCCAACATCCTGTCATGAAAGACCACCATACAGCTAATTTGAAATATCCATATATGAAGTCTGTATAAAAATCTAAGCATTTCTACACTCTCTTTAGTGGAAATCTTTCCAATTTCCATTGCAAATTTGTGGTTAAAACAATAATAGCAGCTCAGTTCTCAATGCCAAAGTTAGTTTGAATGGCAGATCAAAAGGTTC contains:
- the mutyh gene encoding adenine DNA glycosylase isoform X4, whose amino-acid sequence is MLQQTQVVTVINYYNKWMQRWPTLQDLAKATLEEVNEMWSGLGYYSRGRRLYEGAQKVISEFKGEMPQNAEELQKQLPGVGRYTASAIASIAFGQVTGVVDGNAVRVLCRVRAIGADSTSSTVIEALWMLANALVDPLRPGDFNQAIMELGATVCTPKAPLCSECPVKAHCRAYHQVGFELSLKKVLKKQESVSKRLLGNTLSKISPTPDIEECENCSLCLPDKESWVGSLGVMNFPRKAAKKLPRAERTLTCVVTRKRNAEDAEEYFLVQRPNIGLLAGMWEFPSILLESEMTEKEQKCKILDRLTELLGSSVTEKNFQYLGEVVHIFSHIHQTYVVYSNSLNSASIDTVKQGRTKCPSFRWVTKTEFQQSAVSTAMKKVLQLFSHSSTDGKLLDKDVKRIHDSETNRNKQKERKHKASTNHGGKQLSMDSFFRPTVKESL